In Chaetodon trifascialis isolate fChaTrf1 chromosome 8, fChaTrf1.hap1, whole genome shotgun sequence, the DNA window CGGAAAATTGAGAAAATATGGACAATTACAAGCATAAACATGAAGACAAAGGTGGCAGAAGACGCCATGTTTGAATATAAGAGCCTTTCTCTGACACTGATGCTAAATTTGCTTTTGCTTTCACTCAGCTCCCCTCTTTACCTTAAAAGGAATCCTTCGTTGTTTGGTTTCTTGCCAAGGCTTACAGGAGACCATCGACCCCACCCTCATGTCTGTTAGATGTGGAGATACCTCAGTGAAGAGCTGAGACGATCAGTCATCAGGCATATGATCGTCAACTAcaacctgattccaaaagagATGAGATGCTTTGTGAATCAGAAATACGGCAGAATGTGTTAACTTGATAATCCCTTGATAATCCTGCTACATGGACTCAGCGACACTCAGGGATTTAAGTTTTACGCAGCTCAATTCAGTCGTTTGTCAAGCAAAAATAGTGAAAACCATCCCAAATATTCTCTCCTCAAATGAGACGATTTGCtcctttttgctgttttacGTCGCTgtgaactgactgactgtgaacTTTGGGTTTCGTCCTTTTTGTGGAGACATTTTAAGATGCCTCCTTCGACTCTGGGAAGAGTTTTTCACAATGTTTCGGCATCTCATCAGCTGAACTGCtaatggaaaaaataagaaattagTTGCAGCCCGATAACCAGCTGAGTCACTGCACATCGTCCAGCACAGGAAAGCTTGGTGAGAGGTGCTGGTGGCCAGTGTTACCTTCAgacggagccaggctagctgtttacccctgtttccagtctttatgctaagctaagctaactgtcctGGCTTTGTATTTAACAGTCAGCCATGAGAGTGGCATCGATCTTGTCACCTAAcccttggcaagaaagtgaatacaGGTCCCCATGTGCTACAAACACTTGAGACAAATACTGAAATACTGCTCTGTACTGCATTTATGAAGTAACGCTGTGTTTTCAGGGACCAGCATGTCATCCCTCGGCAATTGTCTGGAACCTCAGTGCCAGGAATGTGGGGAGAACGAATATCAGGACAAATACACAAAAGAGTCAAGGTGTCACCCTCAGCCATACTGTGACCCGAGTAAGACCTCGTGACAAACTGTTCCTGTTCAGAGTGAAAGCCGTCGCTTTGGTGTAGCACAGAGTACAACCTGTGACTTCTTCTTTCAGATACAAACTTTCAGATTCCCAAACACGAGAACAAGAAAAGAAGCTCCTGCACCTGCAAACTGGGATTTCACTGCTCCGCTAAAGAATGTCTGACCTGTGTGCCGCACACGACCTGTGAGCCAGGACACGGGGTTCAGTCCAAAGGTGCGACACGTCGTTCACCTTGTTTTCACACCGAATAGAAAGAAAGATCAGCCTTGTTTTCACAATGTGATGAATCTGTCGGCTGTCACACTTAGGTTATATTAGCCTTTAATCGAGGGAGAGCTGCAGTTAACATGCAGTGTCACGCTCGTCTTTCAGGCAATCACACGCATGACACAGTGTGTCAGAAATGCCCTGAAGGCAAATATTCTGATGGGAAGTCGCTGGACGGCGTCTGTAAGAAGTGGACAGAGTAAGTATGGAAACTCCAACACGTTTGCATTTGAACTGAGATACCAacacccaaaaaacacaaacatcgGCCTTAGCTAACACGCATTTTCTAAAATGTCGAAACGTTCTCATGAATAATTCCTGAATAATTTGCTCCAAGTGGAGCAAGAAGCTGCCCGTCATGGAGGAGCGAGACTCAGTAATCAATGAGGATAACTGTGCACACTTCCAGACGATCTTCCACTTGATTGTTCACACTGAAAGGGATCGAAGTAGctgtgttgaaaatgaaaaaagagacagagaaaagatcATATCACACCTTCTGTCTTACCTCAGCACACCTGGATtatcagtgtgtgaagctggaCTGAATCTCTCCATCAGCGGATGGAGTGACAGGAAGTTGTGACGTAGCCGTCGATAGTCAAAGGTCGTTCcatgtctctgtgtttgctggGTCACCCAAAGAGCCAAATCCTTCTTGGAAATAAAACTGCTGACAAATTAGGTGAAAAACCTCAATCATTGAATCAGAGGGGTCAGTAAATGGTCTTTGGGAGTGTCACACCACCAAATAAGGGACCATGTTTTGGATGAATGGTGTTTGATCCCTCCAGTAGTCTCAAGACCTGGATAGTCTGTGCTTTGAAGCTGTTCTGGAGGCTTGTAGTGGCCCAAAACCTGTCTGCCTTCTGTTGGACGGTAACTGTAACAAATGGCGGCCTTCTTTTTAGACATTTCAGGACAAACAATCGCCTGAACCTGTCGATCTCATTAAGAAACCAGGCCTTATGCTTCAACTCTGAATTTCTTTGCAGGTGTGGGAAAGGACAGCGAATTCAACAAATCGGAACAGAGGTGTCTGACAGCATCTGCGGTGAGTGCTGTGTAGGCAGATGAATTGTAAAGGTTTATCACTGGCATGTGCAGCTGTGTGGTTAGCGGTGTCTGACTCAAAGCAAAACTGCAGGCGAGGAGGCGGCACATCTATAAAGCTGTTGGTTTGCGGTTTTGAGCGTGGGATGAACAGCTTTTACTTACATACTGTTTACATCTGTGTGTAGACTCCACTGTGCTTCTGTAGCCCAAGAATCTTTTCATTGGagttaaaaagtaaaacatggACTCCATGAAAGTGTCTTTTCTCCACACCTTTTTATTTGTGCTTCCTCTgctgaaatgcaaatgtgtggTAGATGTGAAAGTTACCTTTTTCAGTCAGGTGCTGCAAACCCACTTCCTGCCATGGAGGACGTTTATTGAGAGTTCTGTATTTCTCTCAGATGATCTAATTCTCCTGTACAGGAGATGATGGATCGTGGGTGTGTTGCTGTGATGTTGTGGTTAATAGTTTTGTCTCTTCTTCGTGTCTTGCAGTGGAAAGCTCGCGGACACATGTAGCTGTGATTGTGGCTGTGGTTGTTGTGATTGCGGCTATGCTTATAGCTGCCCTCATAATTTTCCTGTGCAGAGGTAAGCTGTGCTGTCAGTACTGTCTCTTTACGGAGTCAAAGAAACACTAATCCACTAAAAACACTTatgttctgtcttttcttcacTTTGTTTTAGGTAAACGAGGCAATGCGAAAGCAGAGGTAAAgataaatgtgat includes these proteins:
- the cd40 gene encoding tumor necrosis factor receptor superfamily member 5; this translates as MHPQQPRKMMMMVVVVVVLWAFTSMAAAEPRCDPATQYARNDECCNMCGPGTSMSSLGNCLEPQCQECGENEYQDKYTKESRCHPQPYCDPNTNFQIPKHENKKRSSCTCKLGFHCSAKECLTCVPHTTCEPGHGVQSKGNHTHDTVCQKCPEGKYSDGKSLDGVCKKWTECGKGQRIQQIGTEVSDSICVESSRTHVAVIVAVVVVIAAMLIAALIIFLCRGKRGNAKAEGCVESCLGQQHEPLKESRGLITTPTEPVDEESTLPEVQSSQDEGFPRTPEENEDEPSQEMLPDVLLTENGKIVTQENGKAEVLSRQESQTQTFTN